One Fusarium poae strain DAOMC 252244 chromosome 4, whole genome shotgun sequence DNA window includes the following coding sequences:
- a CDS encoding hypothetical protein (SECRETED:SignalP(1-25)), translating to MKTAIFITALFSAAIAAPAPHPVSGTDDMAARDIDTRASCPGGQNCVGGYCTVYTCVPAGTSTQCFTYNLYFSVDWKGRRSRN from the exons ATGAAGACCGCTATCTTTATCACTGCCCTATTCAGCGCTGCCATCGCTGCTCCCGCTCCCCATCCTGTCTCTGGGACAGACGACATGGCCGCTCGAGACATCGATACTCGCGCTAGTTGCCCTGGTGGTCAAAACTGTGTCGGCGGCTACTGCACCGTCTACACATGCGTGCCCGCCGGTACCAGCACTCAATGCTTTACCTACAA CCTATACTTCTCGGTTGACTGGAAGGGACGACGATCTCGCAATTGA